The DNA segment CTTTACCTGATCGGCCTTTTATGGGCGCTAATTACAGCGCTCTTCGAATTCGGCTTTGGGCATTATGTTATGGGGAATTCCTGGGATTCTCTTATCGCCGATTATGATATCGCCCGGGGCCGCCTCTGGGTGCTGATCCTTCTTTGCGAACTCCTGGCGCCAGCGGTCTTTTCGATGACAATCAAGAAGCATTCGCATCAAAAAAGAAATTCATTGGAGCCGAAAGAACCACAGCCCCCGATTCATACCCCGCGTCACGACATATAGCACATTTTATTGTAGTTCCCGATAGCCAGATATCAAGATATTGATGCAATTTTCGCGGGTATTTCAAATGGAAAAGCGCCAGCCGCAATAATAGTCGCGTTCTCCGGGGTCGGGCGGGCAGGCGATGCATTCGGTTTTGACACGGGGATCAATCGTCCGGGCGAATTCCGTATATTCGACTATTCCGACCGATTTGCAGGGGAAAAGAGGGAGATTTTTTCTTCGCCGCGCCGACTGCACCCGGCAATCGACCATTCTGAAAATAAAAGAAGATTCTGTCTCATCGGTAATAATTTGTTCATTGAGAAACGCATAAAGGCGGTAACCGAGGGCAATTTTGAGAGCCGGAAGGCCGCCGTCGGGAGCGATCTGGTGCCGTTCCATGATCCGTTTGGCCTCGATTCGGGTGAAATCCCGCCAGGCCTCGGTGTCGAGTCTGATCGCGGTCTCCATGCCGCACTCTTTCTCCACCGCCTGGAACCAGAGACCGTCATGAGCCAGCCAGTTCTTGGCGAAATCGATGAGCATCGCTTCGAGTGTTTCCCGCGGGATATTTTTCAATCGGTCGTTCATATTATTTCCTTATCAGATAATTCATCGTTTTCCGGCAATTTATAAAAAAATTATCTTGCGAAAAAGAGCCAAATTAATTAAATCGTGCACCATGCCACGAAGAAAGAGAAAATCGCTTTTCTCGCTGTTCCGCCGCGATAAAAACCGCCCCTCCGACAGGGGCGATCTGCTCAGCCGCCTCTCCAACAGCGATCAGAAATTCCGCCGGATTCTTTTCCGTGTCACCGCCGTTATGGTAATTATCTTTATGGGGTATGCCTTTTTCAGCGGGACCTTCGGCTTTATCCATATCGCTAAACTGCGCGCCCACAAGCAGGACCTTATCGATGAAAATCAGCGTCTGCTGGTGAAACTGATCGACGCGGATATCGCCCGGGATCGGCTCCAGCACGACTGGTACTATATCGAATATATCGCCCGCACCAAGCATCTTCTCTCCCGCCCCGGCGAGGTTATTTACCGCTTCAAAGAATAATCCTGCGGTGTTCCGATGCCCCAGGTCAAATCAGAAGGGATCATCTTAAAGGCGATCGACTGGAAAGAAAATTCCCGGATCGTCACCTTTTTCACCGATAATTTCGGTCGCCAGACCATAATCGACCGCGGCGGCCGCTCGATGAAATCGAAGCGGGGACGGCTTCTGACATTCAGCCGTCTGGAGATCGAGTATTTCAAATCGGAAAAGACAGGAACCGGGTATCTTTCAGAAGTCGAGATTCTGGAAGCCTTCTCTCTGGAGAAAGAGGGGACCCTGGGGCGGTTGACATTCGCGTCGGCGTCGCTGGAACTTCTTTATGACCTTCTGGCCGAAGAAGACCCGCAGCCGGAGTTGTATTATTTGACGGTCCAGTTTCTTCGCCTGACCGATACCGCTCCCCGAGAGTCGCTTCTGCCTTTATTTCTGGCCTATTTTATCAAGGCGATGTCATTTCTGGGATACCGCCCCAATTTCGCCGGGTGTGTCGGATGCGGCAAAGGGCGCGAAGAGTCAGCCCTGACCGGCGCCGAGAGTACGAATGGTAAGTTTTATTTCTTCACGCCGGAGCGGGGCGGCCTGGTCTGTCCGACTTGCCAAATAATGGGAGAGTATTATATTAAACTCCAATCGGAACGGCTGGATCGGATTTACTCCCTGCAGACGGCGTCGCTGGCCGAAGCGAGCGCTGTCAGGATGAATATGAAAGAGGGCGACGAGATTCTGGAACTTCTGACCGCCTTTCTGAGATACCAGACCGAGGCGAAAGAGTTGAATTCGCTGAAGTTTCTGGAGAAACTGCGGAAGGCGCAAGTATGAATCCGTCAGCAGGGACTCCTGACGGCGCAAAGAAAAGATGCATGGAAAACGATAATTTACAAATTGACAAATATTTCAGGGAAGTTGAGGAATTGGTCAAAAATGACACACCTGAATCATATTTATTAGAATATAAACGGGAATTGAATATCGAAGCGGACAAGGAAAAAAAGGAATTTCTTGCTGATATTTCGGCTTTTGCGAACAAATTTGGCGGCCGAATTATTTTTGGAGTACAGGAAAAAAGAGATAAAGAAGGTAAGAGCACTGGTCGGCCTGAAAAAATAGTGGGTATTGGGTCCATAAATGAAGATGAACTGAAAAGCAAGATTGAAAGCATTCTTGATACCGGTATTCAACCTAAAATTACTCAAAAGCAAGTACATATTGTTCGGTCGGGGGACGTTAGTATTGTTATAATAGACATTGCACGTAGCCTTTATGGCCCGCATTGCATTTGGTTCAAGCAATCTGGTAGGTTTTATAAAAGAACAAGCGTTGGGAAAATTCAAATGGATGTTATTGAATTAAGAGAAGCTTTTATGCAGGCCAATGAATGGAAAAAACAGGCCGACAATTTTCGTGATGATAGATTTGAGGAAATTCTTTCTGAGCTTTCGGAGGATGTAAAAAATGCGGAAGCGATATTTGTCTTGCATATTGTGCCCCTAGGCGTCGCACGGGAATCTATTGATTTTAAATTAATCCAAAAATATGCAGTAGAGATCTTTTCAAGATACTTTGGGATGTATAATTTTAGAAATACTTTAGACGGATTTATTGTCTGCAAATTAGGACAGAAGGGTATTCTTTTTCTCAGAAATGGTGCCCTTGAAGGTTTCCAGCAACTGCCCCTAAATCCAAAGAAATGTGAGGATATAAAATTTCTGCTTCTTGATGGTCATTATATTGAAAATCTGATAGATGAATTGCTCAAGAAATACATTGATTTCGCCAGGATAACTAAAATTCAACCGCCAATAGCGTTATATTTAAGCATGATGGTGCCAGATGATTGTATCCTAGATATTTCCGGAAAGGGAAACGGAATTGATTTCATTGATGAATTTCGCGAAAAGCAGTTTGATAGACGTAAATTGAAATTTGGCGGCATTGTTATTGATAATTATGACATTGATACTAAAAAGAACTTGTGTGGATTATATGATATTTTATGGCAATCAGGAGGATGGCCGGAGCGCCCTTATAAGAATTAGTTAGCGCCACCCCTCGGGGTGGGCGATGATACGAATAATAATATAACCGGAGATAGACAGGCAACATTATGGCGAAAAAGACTGACGACAAGATGGATCGACTGGTATCACTGTGCAAACGGCGCGGATATGTATTTCCGTCATCGGAAATCTACGGCGGCCTCAATTCCTGCTGGGATTATGGGCCGCTTGGGGCGGAACTGAAACGGAACATCAAGACTTTCTGGTGGGAGGCAATGACGGCCCGGCGCGATGATGTCGAGGGGCTCGACGCCGCTATCCTGATGCACCCGCAGGTCTGGGTGACCTCGGGGCATGTGGCGGAATTCCACGACCCGTTGATCGACTGCAAGACCTGCAAGGCCCGGTTCCGGGCGGATGATTTGGCCGGGAAGACCAAATGTCCCAACTGCGGCAATGAGACGCTCACCGAATCGCGGCAGTTCAACCTGATGTTCAAGACCTTCATGGGGCCGGTGGAAGATTCGACCGCGGTGGTGTACCTTCGCCCCGAAACGGCGCAGGGGATCTATGTCAATTTTCTCAACGTGAAAAATTCCTCGCGGCAAAAAATCCCGTTCGGTATCGCCCAGATCGGCAAAGCGTTCCGCAATGAAATCACCCCCGGCAATTTCATTTTCCGCACCCGGGAATTCGAGCAGATGGAAATGCAGTTCTTCATTCAACCGTCGGAGGATGAAAAATGGTTCGAATACTGGCGGCAAGAGCGCTGGAACTGGTATCTGGAACTCGGTATCAAGCCGGACAAAATCCGCTGGCACGAGCACGGTAAAGGAGAACTGGCGCACTACGCCAAGAAGGCGTACGATATCGAATATGAATTCCCGTTCGGGTGGAAAGAACTCGAGGGTGTCCATAACCGGACCGATTTCGATCTCTCGCGCCATCAACAGGCGACCGGGAAAGATTTGCAGTATTTCGACGAGCGTTTTCCCCAGAAGTTTGTACCGTACATTATCGAGACCTCGGCGGGATGCGACCGCACCCTTCTGACGGTGCTGGTTGATGCTTACGATGAGGACCCGTCGCGGGGCGAGAAATCCTCGGTTTTGAGATTATCCCCCAAAATTGCGCCGATCAAGGCGGCCATATTTCCGCTGGTAAACAAAGACGGGATGCCGGAGATTGCCGAGAAGGTTTATCATGATCTCAAGAAGAAATTCAAGGTGTTCTATGACGACGGCGGCTCGGTAGGGCGGCGCTACGCCCGGATGGATGAGGCCGGGTGCCCGTTCTGTATCACTATCGATGGGCAGACCAAAGAGGATGATACGGTTACCATCCGCGACCGCGATAGCATGGCGCAAACGAGGCATAAGATCGGGGAATTGGAAGCGATAATTGCGGAAAAGATAAAATAATTGGCACCGACAATTGAGTGTATACCAATATTTTGACAAAAAAAACAAATATTCCGCATTTAAGCATGGCGCGGGATGGTGTTCACTCGCATACTAATGATGTCACGATAATGAATTAGATCTAGTTTTTTGTTGCCAATTGAGATGAGAATTTCCTATTTTTCGGTAATTATTTCTCCAAGATGGAGCCCATTTTGCTGGGATACGGAAAAATTAAAAGCTCTCTTTTTTTAATTTTATTATTGAATTTGATGATTGCTATTTGTTTGTCAAGTGCATTCGCCAATCAAAACTCTGATACAAATTCAATCTCCGATACTGCAATAAAACATTTAGGCATTTGGAATATCGTGGATACATTTGTATTTAAGCAGCAACATTGGATTACTGCCTGTGGTTTTATTTTGACAATCGTAGGCTTAGTCTTAGGATATTTCAAGGTGAAAACAAGAATTGACAAGTTTCGAAATCAGGCGAAGGCGAATATTTCAATTGCTAATCTTGCTACCACGAAGGCATTAGTTGAAGAATTAATTACCGGCAAAATAGCAGCTAACGTTCCACTTCTTCAGAGAAAAACCATCGATTTGTGTAATATGCTGATTCAACTTAGTCAGCTAATTCCTTTTGAAAATGAAGAGTCGCATAGTCAACTTAAAAACTATATTGGTGTAATACGAGTTTTCGAGAGGCAAATTACCAATGATATGCAGCTTGGAAGCAAAAGCCTGGATATAAAGAGATATTTCAGTAATCTTATGGCAATTAAGGTCTTTTTATTAGAAACTCAAAATGCGATGAATATTTTGAATAGAGGTAGGATAAATGATTCCAAATGATTACCTGAAAATCTTCTGGGGTATGTACAAAAAAACAAAGGAAAATAAGCTCAATTGGAGCAAGGGCACGAAGGCTAATGAATTCATAGCAGCAGTTGGCTTCTACATAGCAGTAATTCAAAAAAATATTGAATCTGTCGATTACAATGAATATGAGCGGATTTATTTTTCCTTGCGAGAACAAGAGGGCGATGAGATTGATTCTTTTGATATTACCGATGACGAGAAAGGTTTTAAGGAGGCAAATGAGTTATTTCTTGGCGCTCGAAGGAGTGCTTTGAAAATCAATGAAGCGGTCAAAGAATTGGAGAAGGAACTGGGAGTTGACGATGAGATTCTTGAACCGCCTGAATTAACACCGCCACCGGATAGTGAACATCCACCGGAAATAAAAGAAGATGATGACTTGCCTTTTTAATGCGCAATAAACCAAATGAAATGTCGAATCTTTTGGAACTGCTGTTATAACGTATTATTTCATATAAATGTCCATTCTTTTGTTGCAATCAATCATTTTTGATATCATAGTGACGTAGGGCAGAACCCCTGACAAAGTCTTGCGGTTCTGCCGTTCTGTCTACTTCGGGCAATCGAAAGGAATTTTATGAAGTCAAAATTAATCAGTCTAATAGTTATTATCGGCATTCTGTTTGGCTATGTCATGACGGTCTCCGCACAGGAAGCGAAGAAGGCCGAGGGGCTGGAGCAGTTGAAATTTCTCGAAGGAGAATGGATCGGCGAAGGGGGCGGCCAACCGGGGCAGGGGACAGGCGGATTCAGTTTCGAAAGCGACCTCCAGGGGAAAGTGCTGATTCGGAAGAATTACGCCGAGTATCCGGCCACCAAAGAAAAACCGGCGTACCGTCACGATGACCTGATGGTCATCTCTCAACAACCGGGCGACACCATGCGGGCGGTTTATTGGGACAACGAGGGGCATGTCATCAATTACACCGTTCATCCGCAACCGGATTCGGGGAGTGCTGTCTTTGTAAGCGAACCGTCACAGAACTCGCCGCAATTCCGTCTGACTTACAAAATGGAAGAAAACGACCGTTTGGCCATCATCTTCGAGATTGCCCCTCCCGGCCAGCCGGAGGCCTTTTCCCGTTATATCGAAGCGGCGGCGCACAGGAAATAGACAAATTTTGCCAGTAAATTCGTTAAGAGAGGAATTATCCCTTCACCGTCATTCGTCTTTACACTCGCGCCTGAATCTCGGCCCCGTGACGGCAGAAATATGTATGGCGGAAGTTCCCGGGAATCTTAAACTCCAGGCCAAGAGCCGCTTACATCGCCACTAATGATATTTTATTACCAGAAACAATAATAGGCCCCATGCGGATAGGCCGAAATATTTTTCGGAAATTCCATGTTATACATGCCGAGGTATTCATTGGCTTTCTGCGCCACAAAGCCAAGATGATAACTCTCTCGATGTATTGGAATGTAATATCTGATGATGGCGTACGGCGGTTCACTGGAAGGCGCGATATAAACGGTTCTCCATGAAAGCGGAATATCGCCGTTGTTGATATTCATCATCTCCCCAATAATCTGATTCAGCCGGTTGATCCAGTGTTTCTCCGAATCGTAGCCAAGAGAATCGGCGGCGTCAGTATAGAAATACTCAATTACCAGAGTATCGGAACAAAGGAAATCAAGAAGAAAATCGAGGTCGATCGTGGTATCTCGATTTATGCTTACATCCTTAATGGTATCCGGGGGCCAATTGAAGGGGGTTTCCACAATAATATCATAGACGCCTTCGACAATGGACCAATCATATGACGAAGAGTCGTCTGTGGAATCGGAGTAATAGACCCCGTTCTTGGGAAGAAACGTGACTCTGGCTCTTTCATTCGTGGCTTCGGTTACGGGAACGCCGCCATTCAAATTATTGTTGGGGTCGTGCACAGCACACATCCAGGAGTAAACTGTGCCGCTGACATTCACACGCGGCATAGTGCCATTAACAATGGTATCGTCATCACTGCAGGATAGAGCCACAAAGAATGCCAATCCCAGAAAAATAAAAACGAATCGCGCCTTCATAGTGCCTCCAATCAAAGTTTATTTCAAAGATTCCCTGTTTCCAGAACGAACTAATGATAAAAAATGTGCAATATAATATTATAATAATGCGAAATCTCATCGGTGCCAATAACAATTTAATTGTCGAGAATCTGGGCCCAAATTGCCAGCCGGGTAATTCCGATTTGAATCCCTTTATATCAAATAAAATTCGGGCCGGGTAAATTTTCGTTTTGCCTTTTGGCCATTAATTGCCAATTATAAAATGCCATGGGCAAATTCACATCGGAAGTAAGACTGAGTCGGGAAATGACCCTCATGGATACGACCCTAATCGGGGTCGGGGCCATGATCGGCGCCGGCATTTTCGTTTTGACCGGGATTGCTGCCGGGGTGGCCGGCCCCGCCCTGATTCTGGCATTCGCTCTCAACGGGATAATTGCCGTTTTTACCGCCATGTCATATGCGGAACTCGGCTCCTGTTACCATGATGCCGGGGGCGGTTATCTCTGGGTGAAGGAGGGTCTCCCGCGATGGAACGGCTTTCTGTCGGGGTGGATGAGCTGGTTTGCTCACGCGGTCGCCTGCAGTCTTTACGCTCTTGGTTTTGGGGCCTATTTTGACCTGGTCCTACATGAGTTCGGCTGGTCGCTTCCTCACTGGGGCGTCCTCTCACCGCAAAAACTCCTGGCCGCCGCGGTCGCCCTTCTTTTTGCCTATATAAATTATCGCGGCGCCTCCGAAACCGGCAAAATAGGTAATCTGGTAACTATCGCAAAACTGGTGATACTGGCGGTCTTTATTGCATTCGGGCTCTCCATCGTTTACAATCGCGGCGATTTTTCCTCTTCCCTTACCCCTTTCATGCCGCATGGCTGGGACGGCGTATTCAAGGCGATGGGACTGACTTTTATCGCTTTCCAGGGATACGAAGTGATTGCGCAGTGCTCCGAAGAAGTGCGGAACCCGCGAAGAAATATCCCCCTGGCGACTTTTTTGGCGCTTTTAATTGTCGTTCCGATTTATATTCTGGTGGCGATCGCCGCCCTCGGCACCGTGCAAGTGCAGGGGATGACGCCGTGGGATTACCTGGCCGCCAACAAAGAGACGGCGTTAGTCCTGGTGGCCAAAGGATTCTTTGTCGGCGGGGGTGTCATGCTTCTGGTCGGCGGTCTGATTTCGACCATGTCGGCCCTCAATGCCACCGTCTATTCGTCATCCCGCGTTGCCTTCGCCATGGGGCGGGATAGAAATTTCCCCACTTTTTTCAGTTCTGTCAGCAAGAAGAAATACACTCCCCATTGGGCCATCCTGATTTCTATCGTAATCGTTGTTCTCATGGCGGTCTCTCTTCCGATAGAG comes from the Candidatus Zixiibacteriota bacterium genome and includes:
- a CDS encoding conserved membrane hypothetical protein (Evidence 4 : Unknown function but conserved in other organisms), which translates into the protein MGVDIEKESAVNNRELYMRFKIYIHALGIWFIFLIFAIFNGIIRNIFLEPILGGYPAHLISVGALAGFVLIVTYIFIKHSRLRIPAVDLYLIGLLWALITALFEFGFGHYVMGNSWDSLIADYDIARGRLWVLILLCELLAPAVFSMTIKKHSHQKRNSLEPKEPQPPIHTPRHDI
- a CDS encoding conserved hypothetical protein (Evidence 4 : Unknown function but conserved in other organisms), which produces MNDRLKNIPRETLEAMLIDFAKNWLAHDGLWFQAVEKECGMETAIRLDTEAWRDFTRIEAKRIMERHQIAPDGGLPALKIALGYRLYAFLNEQIITDETESSFIFRMVDCRVQSARRRKNLPLFPCKSVGIVEYTEFARTIDPRVKTECIACPPDPGERDYYCGWRFSI
- a CDS encoding hypothetical protein (Evidence 5 : Unknown function), with amino-acid sequence MSIASSVSRGIFFNRSFILFPYQIIHRFPAIYKKIILRKRAKLIKSCTMPRRKRKSLFSLFRRDKNRPSDRGDLLSRLSNSDQKFRRILFRVTAVMVIIFMGYAFFSGTFGFIHIAKLRAHKQDLIDENQRLLVKLIDADIARDRLQHDWYYIEYIARTKHLLSRPGEVIYRFKE
- a CDS encoding putative DNA repair protein RecO (Evidence 3 : Putative function from multiple computational evidences), producing the protein MPQVKSEGIILKAIDWKENSRIVTFFTDNFGRQTIIDRGGRSMKSKRGRLLTFSRLEIEYFKSEKTGTGYLSEVEILEAFSLEKEGTLGRLTFASASLELLYDLLAEEDPQPELYYLTVQFLRLTDTAPRESLLPLFLAYFIKAMSFLGYRPNFAGCVGCGKGREESALTGAESTNGKFYFFTPERGGLVCPTCQIMGEYYIKLQSERLDRIYSLQTASLAEASAVRMNMKEGDEILELLTAFLRYQTEAKELNSLKFLEKLRKAQV
- a CDS encoding putative transcriptional regulator containing an HTH domain and an uncharacterized domain shared with the mammalian protein Schlafen (Evidence 3 : Putative function from multiple computational evidences) encodes the protein MNPSAGTPDGAKKRCMENDNLQIDKYFREVEELVKNDTPESYLLEYKRELNIEADKEKKEFLADISAFANKFGGRIIFGVQEKRDKEGKSTGRPEKIVGIGSINEDELKSKIESILDTGIQPKITQKQVHIVRSGDVSIVIIDIARSLYGPHCIWFKQSGRFYKRTSVGKIQMDVIELREAFMQANEWKKQADNFRDDRFEEILSELSEDVKNAEAIFVLHIVPLGVARESIDFKLIQKYAVEIFSRYFGMYNFRNTLDGFIVCKLGQKGILFLRNGALEGFQQLPLNPKKCEDIKFLLLDGHYIENLIDELLKKYIDFARITKIQPPIALYLSMMVPDDCILDISGKGNGIDFIDEFREKQFDRRKLKFGGIVIDNYDIDTKKNLCGLYDILWQSGGWPERPYKN
- the glyQS gene encoding Glycine--tRNA ligase; its protein translation is MAKKTDDKMDRLVSLCKRRGYVFPSSEIYGGLNSCWDYGPLGAELKRNIKTFWWEAMTARRDDVEGLDAAILMHPQVWVTSGHVAEFHDPLIDCKTCKARFRADDLAGKTKCPNCGNETLTESRQFNLMFKTFMGPVEDSTAVVYLRPETAQGIYVNFLNVKNSSRQKIPFGIAQIGKAFRNEITPGNFIFRTREFEQMEMQFFIQPSEDEKWFEYWRQERWNWYLELGIKPDKIRWHEHGKGELAHYAKKAYDIEYEFPFGWKELEGVHNRTDFDLSRHQQATGKDLQYFDERFPQKFVPYIIETSAGCDRTLLTVLVDAYDEDPSRGEKSSVLRLSPKIAPIKAAIFPLVNKDGMPEIAEKVYHDLKKKFKVFYDDGGSVGRRYARMDEAGCPFCITIDGQTKEDDTVTIRDRDSMAQTRHKIGELEAIIAEKIK
- a CDS encoding exported hypothetical protein (Evidence 5 : Unknown function) translates to MLGYGKIKSSLFLILLLNLMIAICLSSAFANQNSDTNSISDTAIKHLGIWNIVDTFVFKQQHWITACGFILTIVGLVLGYFKVKTRIDKFRNQAKANISIANLATTKALVEELITGKIAANVPLLQRKTIDLCNMLIQLSQLIPFENEESHSQLKNYIGVIRVFERQITNDMQLGSKSLDIKRYFSNLMAIKVFLLETQNAMNILNRGRINDSK
- a CDS encoding hypothetical protein (Evidence 5 : Unknown function), whose amino-acid sequence is MIPNDYLKIFWGMYKKTKENKLNWSKGTKANEFIAAVGFYIAVIQKNIESVDYNEYERIYFSLREQEGDEIDSFDITDDEKGFKEANELFLGARRSALKINEAVKELEKELGVDDEILEPPELTPPPDSEHPPEIKEDDDLPF
- a CDS encoding conserved exported hypothetical protein (Evidence 4 : Unknown function but conserved in other organisms); translated protein: MKSKLISLIVIIGILFGYVMTVSAQEAKKAEGLEQLKFLEGEWIGEGGGQPGQGTGGFSFESDLQGKVLIRKNYAEYPATKEKPAYRHDDLMVISQQPGDTMRAVYWDNEGHVINYTVHPQPDSGSAVFVSEPSQNSPQFRLTYKMEENDRLAIIFEIAPPGQPEAFSRYIEAAAHRK
- a CDS encoding exported hypothetical protein (Evidence 5 : Unknown function), with translation MKARFVFIFLGLAFFVALSCSDDDTIVNGTMPRVNVSGTVYSWMCAVHDPNNNLNGGVPVTEATNERARVTFLPKNGVYYSDSTDDSSSYDWSIVEGVYDIIVETPFNWPPDTIKDVSINRDTTIDLDFLLDFLCSDTLVIEYFYTDAADSLGYDSEKHWINRLNQIIGEMMNINNGDIPLSWRTVYIAPSSEPPYAIIRYYIPIHRESYHLGFVAQKANEYLGMYNMEFPKNISAYPHGAYYCFW
- a CDS encoding hypothetical protein (Evidence 5 : Unknown function), which codes for MIKNVQYNIIIMRNLIGANNNLIVENLGPNCQPGNSDLNPFISNKIRAG